One genomic window of Nitrosomonas sp. Is35 includes the following:
- a CDS encoding M48 family metallopeptidase — translation MQTFTLVFLFALLLTTLTQIWLAARHTGHVRTHRDKVPEEFASQISLSDHQKAADYTCAKTRAGYPGILLQVALLLAFTLGGGLNALSEFWAGWLSDPVAHGMALIITTFFIMSAADIPLSYYRTFVIEEQYGFNKMTPGMFFTDLIKQSVLGLLLGAPLLFCVLWLMEKMGESWWLYAWFAWIAFNLFVLAIFPTWIAPLFNKFTPLEDATLKTRIEQLMSKCGFKASGLFVMDGSRRSNHGNAYFTGFGKTKRIVFFDTLLARLNPSEIEAVLAHELGHFKHRHVIKRIVISFAMSLAFLWILGFLMGQSWFYEGLGVTVAAVPSTAMALLLFFLVMPVFTFLLHPISSIYSRKHEFEADAYAAQNASADDLIHALVKLYQDNAATLTPDPLHSAFYDSHPPAAIRVAHLQSQGQA, via the coding sequence ATGCAAACATTTACTTTAGTTTTTCTTTTCGCATTATTACTGACAACGCTGACTCAAATCTGGCTGGCAGCAAGACATACCGGTCATGTACGCACGCATAGGGACAAGGTGCCGGAAGAGTTTGCCAGTCAGATCAGTTTAAGCGATCACCAAAAGGCTGCGGATTACACCTGCGCCAAAACGCGCGCGGGCTATCCGGGCATATTGCTGCAAGTTGCGCTGCTGCTAGCATTTACCCTGGGTGGCGGCTTGAATGCCTTGAGTGAATTCTGGGCGGGCTGGTTAAGCGATCCCGTGGCGCACGGCATGGCATTGATTATCACCACATTCTTCATCATGAGCGCCGCTGACATTCCGTTGAGTTACTACCGCACTTTTGTGATCGAAGAGCAATACGGTTTCAATAAAATGACGCCAGGAATGTTCTTTACCGATCTTATTAAACAATCCGTATTGGGTTTATTGCTGGGCGCGCCTTTGTTATTTTGCGTATTGTGGTTGATGGAGAAAATGGGCGAAAGCTGGTGGTTGTACGCCTGGTTTGCCTGGATCGCTTTTAATTTGTTCGTGCTGGCGATTTTTCCGACATGGATCGCGCCGCTGTTTAATAAATTCACACCGCTGGAAGACGCCACACTGAAAACGCGCATCGAACAATTGATGAGCAAATGCGGTTTCAAAGCCAGCGGCTTATTTGTCATGGACGGCTCGCGCCGCAGCAATCACGGCAACGCGTATTTCACCGGCTTCGGTAAAACCAAGCGCATTGTCTTTTTCGATACTTTGCTGGCGCGTCTGAATCCAAGTGAGATTGAAGCGGTTTTAGCGCATGAATTGGGGCATTTCAAACACCGTCACGTGATCAAACGTATCGTAATTTCTTTCGCGATGAGTCTGGCGTTTCTCTGGATACTGGGTTTTCTGATGGGGCAAAGCTGGTTTTATGAGGGACTGGGTGTGACGGTTGCAGCCGTGCCGTCAACTGCGATGGCGTTGTTGCTGTTTTTCCTGGTGATGCCAGTGTTTACTTTCCTGTTGCATCCAATATCGAGTATTTACTCACGTAAACATGAGTTTGAAGCGGATGCCTATGCCGCGCAAAATGCTTCGGCGGATGATCTGATTCACGCACTGGTCAAACTGTATCAGGATAATGCCGCAACACTCACGCCGGATCCGCTGCATTCCGCATTTTATGATTCACACCCGCCCGCGGCCATTCGCGTGGCGCACTTACAAAGTCAGGGACAAGCATGA
- a CDS encoding pitrilysin family protein → MKPDYCFTVHRFFSFSGLCIAILLISSTAAANPHEFLLDNGLRLIVKQDHRSPVVVTQVWYKAGSIDEVNGVTGVAHVLEHMMFKGTEKVPNGDFSKKIAAAGGRENAFTSYDYTAYYQQLHKNHLPMAMELEADRMRNLILTEEEFSKEIKVVMEERRLRTEDQARSLLYEKMMSVAYQAHPYKNPIIGWMNDLENMRVEDAREWYDRWYAPNNAILIVVGDVDANEVFRLVQKNYGTIPKHPLLPLNARKPQTEPPQTGTKRIIVKAPAELPYLMMGYHAPTIKNVMEDWEPYALEILEGVLDGHASARLNKNLVRESQIANSANAGYSAMARGPSIFFLSAVPRAGKTVAELEQALRKEIEKITKDGVTEDELARVKAQVVAGHVYQRDSIFSQAMQLGRLESTGLSYRDIDVILEKLKAVTAAQVRDVAKKYFNDDSLTVAVLDPQPLERRAPAKVPSGLRH, encoded by the coding sequence ATGAAACCTGATTATTGTTTTACTGTACATCGCTTTTTTTCTTTTTCCGGGTTATGCATCGCGATCCTGCTGATTTCATCCACAGCAGCTGCCAATCCGCATGAATTTTTACTCGATAATGGCCTGAGATTGATTGTTAAACAGGATCATCGCTCACCGGTGGTGGTCACGCAAGTCTGGTACAAAGCGGGTAGTATCGATGAAGTAAACGGCGTCACCGGTGTAGCGCATGTGCTGGAACATATGATGTTCAAAGGAACAGAGAAAGTGCCGAATGGCGATTTTTCAAAGAAGATCGCCGCTGCGGGCGGCCGGGAGAATGCCTTTACCAGTTACGATTACACTGCCTATTACCAGCAATTGCATAAGAATCACTTGCCTATGGCGATGGAGCTGGAAGCGGACCGGATGCGCAATTTGATTCTGACCGAGGAAGAGTTTTCCAAAGAAATTAAAGTGGTGATGGAGGAGCGCCGGTTGCGTACGGAAGACCAGGCCCGTTCATTGCTGTATGAAAAAATGATGTCGGTTGCTTATCAAGCGCATCCATACAAAAACCCGATTATCGGCTGGATGAACGATCTGGAAAATATGCGTGTGGAAGATGCGCGCGAATGGTACGACCGTTGGTATGCGCCTAATAATGCGATATTGATTGTGGTCGGTGATGTCGATGCCAATGAAGTATTCCGGCTGGTGCAAAAAAACTATGGCACTATCCCTAAGCATCCCTTATTGCCGCTCAATGCCCGCAAGCCGCAAACCGAGCCGCCGCAAACAGGCACCAAGCGCATCATCGTCAAGGCGCCGGCGGAACTGCCTTATCTGATGATGGGGTATCACGCGCCGACGATTAAAAATGTTATGGAAGACTGGGAGCCGTATGCGCTGGAAATACTGGAAGGTGTCCTGGATGGCCATGCATCGGCCAGGCTGAATAAAAATTTGGTGCGTGAAAGCCAGATTGCCAATTCGGCTAATGCGGGCTATAGCGCGATGGCGCGCGGTCCAAGCATTTTCTTTCTGAGCGCGGTGCCGCGTGCCGGTAAAACAGTTGCCGAGCTGGAACAGGCTTTGCGCAAAGAAATCGAGAAAATCACCAAAGATGGCGTCACTGAAGATGAATTGGCGCGCGTGAAGGCGCAAGTTGTCGCCGGTCATGTGTATCAACGCGATTCTATCTTTTCCCAAGCCATGCAACTGGGGCGGTTGGAAAGCACCGGATTGTCCTACCGCGATATCGATGTCATTCTGGAAAAGCTGAAAGCGGTTACGGCTGCGCAAGTCCGCGACGTGGCGAAAAAGTATTTTAATGACGATAGCCTAACCGTGGCAGTCTTGGATCCGCAACCGCTGGAAAGAAGAGCGCCCGCGAAAGTGCCTAGCGGTTTAAGACATTAA
- a CDS encoding calcium-binding protein, with protein MRHKRNLVSIAAATVFLLAGTATTVFAADATQGSSHQHQSGQAAGHSHGDAKSGDAHGHQCEHMGPVDSNKDSKISKEEFMKHHEAMFDKKDANKDGFIDQSEMHRMMDHMHKQGNTEQSKDSAHSH; from the coding sequence ATGCGCCACAAAAGAAATTTGGTTTCTATCGCCGCTGCAACTGTTTTTTTACTCGCAGGCACTGCAACCACGGTATTCGCCGCTGATGCCACGCAAGGCAGCAGCCACCAGCATCAAAGCGGGCAAGCCGCAGGCCATAGTCATGGCGATGCAAAGTCCGGTGATGCGCACGGCCATCAGTGTGAACACATGGGGCCAGTGGATTCGAATAAAGACAGCAAAATCAGCAAGGAAGAGTTTATGAAACACCATGAAGCCATGTTTGACAAAAAAGATGCCAACAAAGACGGCTTTATCGATCAATCGGAAATGCACCGCATGATGGATCACATGCATAAACAGGGGAATACGGAGCAATCCAAAGACAGCGCTCATAGTCATTGA
- a CDS encoding 4a-hydroxytetrahydrobiopterin dehydratase yields the protein MNNSVCDLTSKQCKPCEGGVPPLPGAEVSAFLQQVQGWQLQDKQISKTYAFKNYYQTMAFVNAVAWISHREDHHPDMLVGYNQCVVTYTTHAIGGLSENDFICAAKVDKLFSI from the coding sequence ATGAATAATAGCGTATGCGACTTAACTTCCAAGCAATGCAAACCGTGCGAGGGCGGTGTACCGCCGCTGCCGGGCGCAGAAGTTTCCGCCTTTTTGCAGCAGGTTCAAGGGTGGCAATTGCAAGACAAACAGATCAGCAAAACCTACGCGTTCAAAAATTACTATCAAACCATGGCGTTTGTGAATGCAGTAGCATGGATTTCACATCGCGAAGATCATCATCCCGATATGCTGGTGGGCTACAATCAATGCGTGGTCACGTATACCACGCATGCGATCGGCGGCTTATCCGAGAATGATTTTATCTGCGCGGCGAAAGTCGATAAGTTGTTCTCAATTTGA
- the orn gene encoding oligoribonuclease — protein sequence MAQDNNNLIWVDMEMTGLNPDTDRIIEVALVITDSQLNTVAEGPVLVVHQPDEVLNGMDKWNQSTHSKSGLIGKVKASRLNEAEVEAQLIEFLKLHVPSGASPMCGNSICQDRRFMVRSMPQLEAYFHYRNLDVSTLKELAKRWKPQIASGFSKDSKHEALSDIYDSINELKYYREHFIVA from the coding sequence ATGGCACAAGATAACAATAACCTCATCTGGGTCGATATGGAAATGACCGGGCTCAATCCGGATACCGATCGTATCATTGAAGTCGCTCTGGTGATTACCGATTCACAACTGAATACTGTCGCCGAAGGCCCGGTTCTGGTCGTACACCAGCCGGATGAAGTGCTGAACGGCATGGATAAATGGAATCAATCGACACATTCCAAATCCGGCCTGATCGGCAAGGTGAAAGCATCGCGCCTCAACGAAGCGGAAGTGGAAGCGCAACTGATCGAATTCCTGAAACTGCATGTACCCTCCGGCGCATCACCAATGTGCGGCAATTCGATCTGCCAGGACCGGCGCTTCATGGTACGTTCAATGCCGCAATTGGAAGCTTATTTTCACTACCGTAATCTGGATGTCAGCACGCTCAAAGAACTCGCCAAACGCTGGAAACCGCAAATTGCGTCAGGCTTCTCCAAAGACAGCAAGCACGAAGCGCTATCGGATATTTACGATTCCATCAACGAATTGAAGTATTACCGCGAGCATTTTATCGTCGCCTGA